The Anopheles merus strain MAF chromosome 2L, AmerM5.1, whole genome shotgun sequence genome has a segment encoding these proteins:
- the LOC121593403 gene encoding zwei Ig domain protein zig-8-like, with translation MFNPFSVFYVGVYILLLQSRIKVSVSSTMMTTTTEESAALQPYFDFDVPRNLTVTVGQTGFLHCRVERLGDKDVAWIRKRDIHILTTGASTYTSDQRFQVLHPEGSVNWTLQIKYPQVRDTGVYECQINTEPKMSLSYTLNVIELRARILGPTDIFVKSDSEITMTCVIQQGPHELGTIFWYKGSTLIEPLAQENELLPSEKRRIIVETDWTDVLTSRLRIKRVVQSDTGNYTCVPTMAKSASVYAHVISGEHPAAMQHNAASKVSQTLLLQTACIICLGEVALVRYLLGKIRLIVRCLSGVNDVR, from the exons ATGTTCAATCCATTCTCTGTCTTCTACGTTGGAGTCTACATACTACTGTTGCAAAGCAGAATTAAAG TTTCCGTCAGCTCAACCATGATGACCACCACGACCGAGGAGTCTGCCGCTTTACAGCCGTACTTTGATTTTGACGTGCCCCGCAATCTAACCGTAACCGTAGGTCAAACTGGTTTCTTGCACTGTCGAGTGGAACGTCTTGGGGATAAGGAT GTGGCATGGATCCGTAAGCGAGATATCCACATACTCACAACAGGCGCTTCCACGTACACCTCGGACCAGCGATTCCAG GTGCTCCACCCAGAAGGTTCCGTCAATTGGACGCTGCAGATAAAATATCCTCAAGTGCGCGACACCGGCGTGTACGAGTGTCAAATTAACACCGAACCTAAAATGTCACTGTCCTATACACTTAATGTTATTG AACTGCGGGCGAGAATTCTTGGTCCGACGGACATATTTGTCAAATCCGATAGTGAAATCACAATGACTTGCGTCATTCAGCAGGGACCACATGAGCTAGGGACAATTTTTTGGTATAAAG gatCTACACTCATCGAGCCTTTGGCCCAAGAAAATGAACTGCTTCCTAGCGAAAAGCGTAGAATTATTGTCGAAACAGATTGGACCGATGTTTTGACATCTAG GTTAAGAATCAAAAGGGTTGTACAAAGTGATACAGGAAATTATACTTGCGTTCCAACAATGGCAAAATCGGCAAGCGTGTATGCCCATGTGATTAGCG GTGAACACCCTGCCGCGATGCAGCACAACGCCGCATCTAAAGTGTCTCAAACGCTTCTACTACAAACGGCGTGTATCATATGTTTAGGTGAGGTAGCATTAGTAAGGTATTTGTTAGGGAAAATCAGACTGATTGTACGGTGTTTGAGTGGTGTAAATGACGTAAGATGA